The following coding sequences lie in one Nerophis lumbriciformis linkage group LG02, RoL_Nlum_v2.1, whole genome shotgun sequence genomic window:
- the ciao2b gene encoding cytosolic iron-sulfur assembly component 2B: MSGGTLLENANPVIFQRSGERLQAATDEDEDVCDPIDDREIFDLIRSINDPEHPLSLEELNVVEQVRVKVNDVGSTVGIEFTPTIPHCSMATLIGLSIKVKLLRSLPDRFKIDVHITPGTHASEEAVNKQLADKERVAAALENSSLLEVVNQCLSSRSV; this comes from the exons ATGTCTGGCGGAACTCTTCTGGAAAACGCCAACCCAGTTATATTCCAGCGGTCCGGCGAGAGACTACAGGCGGCCACCGACGAGGATGAAGACGTCTGTGATCCCATCGACGACAGAGAAATATTCG ATTTGATCAGATCTATCAATGACCCCGAACATCCGCTCTCCTTGGAGGAACTCAACGTGGTGGAGCAAGTCAGAGTCAAA GTAAACGATGTAGGCAGCACCGTGGGCATCGAGTTCACCCCCACCATCCCTCACTGTAGCATGGCAACGCTCATCGGCCTGTCAATCAAAGTCAAGCTCCTGCGCTCGCTCCCGGACCGCTTCAAA ATTGACGTGCACATCACGCCGGGGACGCACGCTTCAGAAGAAGCAG TGAACAAGCAGCTGGCCGACAAAGAGCGAGTGGCGGCGGCTCTGGAGAACTCGTCCCTGCTGGAGGTGGTCAACCAGTGTTTGTCCTCCAGGAGCGTCTGA